A stretch of Endozoicomonas sp. SCSIO W0465 DNA encodes these proteins:
- the rdgB gene encoding RdgB/HAM1 family non-canonical purine NTP pyrophosphatase: MNEGTRRVVLASGNQGKLAEFQEMFGPLGILMQPQSEFGIGSTYPEAEETGQTFIENAIIKARYAAGISGLPVIADDSGLEVDYLKGEPGIYSARYAGPESSAADNNQKLLNRLQGIKSAERTARFHCVLVYLRHEHDPTPIIAHGRWEGYIIEEALGDHGFGYDPLFLVPAEHLTAAELPSELKNQLSHRAQAIQQLVTRLKEIKY, from the coding sequence ATGAATGAGGGTACTCGCAGGGTTGTGCTGGCCAGTGGTAACCAGGGCAAACTGGCGGAGTTTCAGGAAATGTTTGGGCCTTTGGGTATTTTGATGCAGCCCCAGAGTGAATTTGGTATTGGTTCAACCTATCCGGAAGCTGAAGAAACAGGCCAGACCTTCATTGAAAATGCCATTATCAAGGCCCGTTATGCTGCCGGGATATCAGGTCTTCCCGTCATTGCTGATGACTCAGGCCTTGAGGTTGATTACCTCAAGGGAGAACCGGGCATCTATTCTGCCCGCTATGCGGGGCCGGAATCCTCCGCTGCAGACAATAATCAGAAGCTGTTGAATCGGCTACAGGGGATTAAGTCTGCCGAAAGAACGGCACGATTTCACTGCGTGCTGGTCTACCTTCGCCATGAACATGATCCTACTCCGATTATTGCCCATGGCCGGTGGGAAGGCTATATCATTGAAGAGGCGCTGGGTGATCACGGATTTGGCTATGATCCACTGTTTCTGGTGCCGGCAGAACATCTTACGGCAGCAGAGTTGCCCTCGGAGTTGAAGAACCAGCTCAGTCATCGTGCCCAGGCTATCCAGCAGCTGGTTACCCGCCTCAAGGAGATAAAATACTGA
- the trmB gene encoding tRNA (guanosine(46)-N7)-methyltransferase TrmB, with product MNDTVKPVGEADNLQQEPPHKRQIKSFVLRAGRMTTGQQRGWDECWQDWGLTLELGSEGFLNAFANEAPRVLEIGYGMGHSLVTMATQESDKHFIGIEVHRPGVGSLLNEARLAGIHNLRTYCDDAVEVLKQCVPDGSLSRVQIYFPDPWHKKRHHKRRLIQPAFIQSIRPKLEMGGMIHLATDWENYAEQMLEVMTAAEGFDNMAPDNGYSPRPDFRPLTKFEKRGHQLGHGVWDLLFTRIH from the coding sequence ATGAACGATACTGTGAAACCGGTCGGCGAGGCTGACAACCTGCAACAGGAGCCCCCCCACAAGCGTCAAATCAAGAGCTTTGTGCTCCGTGCCGGCCGGATGACAACGGGCCAGCAACGCGGCTGGGATGAGTGCTGGCAAGACTGGGGACTGACGCTGGAACTGGGCTCAGAGGGTTTCCTGAATGCATTTGCTAATGAAGCGCCACGGGTTCTGGAAATTGGCTATGGCATGGGGCATTCCCTGGTAACCATGGCGACACAGGAAAGCGATAAGCACTTTATTGGTATTGAAGTACACCGCCCGGGAGTGGGCAGTCTTCTTAATGAAGCTCGTCTGGCGGGTATCCACAACCTGAGGACCTATTGCGACGATGCAGTTGAAGTGCTGAAGCAGTGCGTGCCTGATGGTAGCCTGTCACGGGTACAGATTTACTTCCCGGACCCATGGCACAAGAAACGTCACCATAAGCGCCGCCTGATTCAGCCCGCTTTTATTCAGTCTATCCGTCCCAAGCTGGAAATGGGTGGCATGATCCATCTGGCCACCGACTGGGAAAATTATGCCGAACAGATGCTGGAAGTCATGACTGCCGCAGAAGGCTTCGACAACATGGCCCCCGACAACGGTTATTCACCAAGACCGGATTTTCGCCCACTCACCAAGTTTGAAAAGCGGGGTCATCAATTGGGGCATGGGGTTTGGGATCTGCTGTTTACTCGTATCCATTGA
- a CDS encoding uroporphyrinogen-III synthase yields the protein MNLSHIRALVTRPEPQARALTEAIRESNGQAWSMPMLDIDALAETQAMRDCLLMLDQFDRVIVTSRPAARLGVELIERYWPQLPMHCQWFAIGSSTAAELEQFAIKAQYSQTGEDSEALLALDAFNHVQDKKVLIIKGVGGREVLEQHLGNCGARVDTLVVYQRACPSYERNAVVKKLESHSINVILCGSGETLTNLGYYLPMSYRADYRLLVPSERVARQARSLGFQQVTNTGGASNEMMLQALARICLF from the coding sequence ATGAATCTGTCACATATCCGAGCGCTGGTAACCCGTCCTGAGCCACAGGCCAGAGCACTGACAGAGGCTATCAGAGAAAGTAATGGCCAGGCCTGGTCAATGCCCATGCTGGATATCGACGCCCTGGCAGAAACGCAGGCAATGAGAGACTGCCTGCTAATGCTCGACCAGTTTGACCGCGTTATTGTGACCAGCCGCCCGGCTGCCCGCCTGGGGGTTGAGCTGATCGAGCGCTACTGGCCACAGCTACCGATGCACTGCCAGTGGTTTGCCATTGGCAGCAGCACCGCCGCAGAACTTGAGCAGTTTGCTATCAAGGCTCAATATTCACAAACCGGCGAAGACAGTGAAGCCCTCCTGGCTCTGGATGCCTTTAATCATGTGCAGGATAAGAAAGTCCTGATTATCAAAGGTGTGGGCGGCCGGGAGGTTCTGGAGCAGCATCTCGGCAATTGTGGTGCCCGTGTCGATACGTTGGTCGTATATCAACGTGCCTGCCCAAGCTATGAGCGCAATGCGGTGGTAAAAAAGTTGGAAAGCCATTCAATCAATGTCATCCTCTGTGGTAGCGGAGAAACCCTGACAAATCTTGGGTACTACTTACCCATGTCCTATCGAGCCGACTACCGGCTGCTTGTTCCCAGTGAGCGGGTTGCCCGGCAGGCCCGTAGCCTGGGTTTCCAACAGGTGACCAACACCGGTGGCGCCAGCAATGAGATGATGTTGCAAGCACTGGCCCGGATCTGCCTCTTTTGA
- a CDS encoding uroporphyrinogen-III C-methyltransferase, whose translation MSDTDQNTDRLPEKTPEDVQSKTDNTSATASNSEKQAARKGKTSGSGGGVGGGSGKGLAGFALLISACALGLGGYIGWRAMPLEQSQPVLREGMDQLQTQIARQQARLTTLAQNTSTDIEQQKEQLHTLQQREARLLSRIDTLATKVRELEGSTRNQWRIAEVEYLLRLANQRLLTVNDVTGALELMASAEQILEQLDDYGLFPVREALAEDMAVLKATALLNQEGTWLRLQAIADLIPDLVILDENHITDVATALNPGAAITDQANPATDGTWQETIKAILLDTWHHFTSLFRINTQREQPIEVLLTPEQDQLIRQKMLMLIEQSKLALITGQQSIYQNSLQQTSDWLNRYFMLGGEVSNQLATELADLEGLAITPKMPNIHRSLEALKDHQSSTTIAPTLPQDNDSTIGPEENPQDNPQDNPQNHKTKPLSPEKDNEENSKPVTDPVPGQPAEQGVQIS comes from the coding sequence GTGAGCGATACAGACCAGAACACAGACCGTTTACCCGAAAAGACACCTGAAGATGTTCAGTCGAAAACCGACAACACTTCAGCAACTGCATCCAACTCAGAAAAGCAAGCCGCCAGAAAGGGTAAAACCAGTGGTTCAGGTGGAGGTGTAGGTGGGGGGTCAGGTAAAGGCCTGGCAGGTTTTGCCCTGTTGATATCTGCCTGTGCCCTGGGTCTTGGTGGCTACATCGGCTGGCGTGCCATGCCGCTGGAACAGAGTCAGCCGGTTCTTCGTGAGGGCATGGACCAGCTGCAGACACAAATTGCCCGCCAACAGGCCAGACTGACCACGCTGGCACAAAACACCTCAACCGATATTGAGCAACAAAAAGAGCAGTTGCACACACTGCAACAACGGGAAGCCAGGCTTTTATCCCGCATTGACACCCTTGCCACTAAAGTCAGAGAGCTTGAAGGTTCTACCCGTAACCAATGGCGTATAGCCGAAGTCGAATACCTTCTGCGCCTCGCCAATCAGCGGCTGCTGACGGTCAATGACGTTACCGGAGCCCTTGAACTGATGGCCAGCGCAGAGCAGATACTGGAGCAACTGGATGACTATGGGCTCTTTCCGGTCAGAGAAGCCCTGGCAGAAGACATGGCAGTACTGAAGGCGACCGCCCTGTTGAATCAGGAAGGCACCTGGCTTCGGCTGCAGGCCATTGCAGACCTGATCCCCGACCTTGTTATTCTGGATGAAAATCACATTACCGATGTGGCCACTGCACTGAACCCCGGAGCAGCGATCACAGATCAAGCCAACCCGGCAACAGACGGAACCTGGCAGGAAACCATCAAGGCAATATTGCTGGACACCTGGCACCATTTCACCAGCCTCTTCCGTATCAACACCCAGCGAGAGCAACCCATTGAAGTATTACTGACACCGGAACAGGATCAGTTAATCCGTCAAAAGATGCTGATGCTGATCGAACAGAGCAAACTGGCGCTGATCACCGGGCAGCAGTCGATTTATCAGAACAGTCTCCAGCAAACCAGTGACTGGCTGAATCGATATTTCATGCTCGGGGGTGAAGTCAGCAATCAGCTGGCCACCGAACTTGCTGACCTGGAGGGGCTCGCTATCACCCCCAAAATGCCCAACATCCATCGTTCTCTGGAGGCACTGAAAGACCACCAGTCCAGCACCACTATTGCTCCCACATTACCGCAGGATAACGACTCGACGATCGGGCCTGAAGAAAACCCTCAAGACAACCCTCAAGACAACCCTCAAAACCATAAGACAAAACCGCTATCACCAGAAAAGGACAATGAAGAAAACAGTAAACCAGTGACCGATCCCGTGCCGGGACAGCCTGCTGAGCAGGGAGTACAAATTTCATGA
- the hemC gene encoding hydroxymethylbilane synthase, whose product MKTVRIATRKSALALWQAEYVKQQLEYHHPDIRVELVKMTSQGDRILDAPLAKIGGKGLFVKELENALMEGRADIAVHSMKDVPMEFPKGLGLGIICPREDPRDAFVSTHYAALDELPQGAIVGTSSLRRQCQILAVRPDLTIQFLRGNVNTRLAKLDDGQYDAIILAAAGLIRLTMADRIRSYLDTTLSLPAAGQGAVGIELRLDDEQTRQLIAPLHDEHTAIRVGAERAMNRRLNGGCQVPIGGFAELNGDRLFLRGLVGSPDGRTIYRSDVTCAAVDYESAGIQVAESLLQQGADKILAELAHH is encoded by the coding sequence GTGAAAACCGTTCGTATCGCGACCCGTAAAAGTGCTCTTGCCCTGTGGCAGGCAGAATATGTCAAACAGCAGCTGGAATACCATCATCCGGATATCCGGGTAGAGCTGGTGAAAATGACCAGCCAGGGTGATCGCATTCTGGACGCACCACTGGCGAAAATTGGTGGCAAGGGGTTGTTTGTCAAAGAGCTGGAAAATGCGCTGATGGAGGGTCGTGCAGATATTGCAGTGCATTCCATGAAAGATGTCCCCATGGAGTTTCCAAAAGGTCTTGGCCTCGGGATCATCTGCCCCCGTGAAGACCCACGGGATGCCTTTGTCTCAACTCACTATGCCGCCCTGGACGAGCTGCCACAGGGAGCCATTGTTGGCACGTCAAGCCTTCGCCGACAGTGTCAGATACTGGCTGTTCGCCCTGATCTGACGATCCAGTTTCTGCGGGGTAATGTGAATACCCGTCTGGCTAAACTGGATGACGGCCAGTATGACGCTATCATACTGGCAGCCGCAGGATTGATTCGACTGACGATGGCTGATCGCATTCGCAGTTACCTGGATACAACCTTGAGCTTGCCAGCTGCCGGACAGGGTGCCGTTGGTATTGAACTGCGTCTGGATGACGAACAAACCAGACAGCTGATTGCCCCTTTGCACGATGAGCACACGGCCATCCGGGTGGGTGCTGAACGGGCCATGAACAGGCGCCTGAATGGTGGTTGTCAGGTTCCTATTGGTGGCTTTGCAGAACTGAACGGGGATCGGCTATTCCTCAGGGGCCTGGTCGGCAGCCCTGATGGCCGGACCATCTATCGCAGTGACGTGACCTGTGCTGCCGTAGATTACGAGTCTGCGGGAATTCAGGTAGCTGAATCGCTCCTGCAACAGGGGGCAGACAAAATCCTTGCTGAACTGGCTCATCACTGA
- a CDS encoding DUF423 domain-containing protein, whose protein sequence is MNALFVGAIGGMTAVALSAFAAHGLKGVLSERAMAIFQTAADYQFYHSLALVFVALLGVNYPASKKLKWSVGLFTAGIVLFSGSLYLLSLTDIHWLGMVTPLGGVSFILGWLVVAIFAAGEFRR, encoded by the coding sequence ATGAATGCTCTGTTTGTTGGTGCCATCGGTGGGATGACGGCCGTGGCACTGAGTGCCTTTGCTGCTCACGGACTGAAGGGCGTCCTCTCGGAGCGGGCAATGGCTATTTTCCAGACCGCCGCAGACTATCAGTTCTACCACAGCCTGGCCCTGGTGTTCGTTGCCTTGCTGGGCGTCAATTACCCTGCCTCAAAAAAACTGAAGTGGAGCGTGGGTCTCTTTACTGCGGGCATTGTCCTGTTTTCAGGCAGCCTTTATTTACTCAGTTTGACTGATATTCACTGGTTGGGGATGGTGACACCACTGGGTGGCGTTTCGTTTATTCTGGGCTGGTTGGTAGTAGCCATCTTTGCGGCTGGTGAATTTCGGAGATAA
- the metW gene encoding methionine biosynthesis protein MetW, whose amino-acid sequence MSRGDVQIISDWVAPGSRILDLACGDGQLLHELQREKQVSGYGLEINARNIEACIERGVNVIEQNLDCGLGNFRDGSFDTVIMTQALQVMHFPHLVLEEMLRVGRACIVTFPNFGHWRCRFYLAAYGRMPVSKFMPYTWYDTPNIHFCTFSDFEALCQEKHYRVLNRMVVDQSYKSGLAGSVWPNLMGEVAIYHLTTVKGETA is encoded by the coding sequence ATGAGCCGGGGAGATGTTCAAATTATCAGTGACTGGGTTGCACCGGGCAGCCGAATTCTTGATCTGGCCTGTGGTGATGGGCAGCTACTGCATGAACTTCAGCGAGAGAAACAGGTCAGCGGTTATGGTCTGGAAATTAATGCCCGGAATATTGAAGCCTGCATTGAGCGCGGAGTGAACGTTATTGAGCAGAATCTGGATTGTGGTCTGGGGAACTTCAGGGATGGTAGTTTCGATACGGTTATTATGACCCAGGCACTTCAGGTGATGCACTTCCCACACCTGGTGCTGGAGGAGATGCTCAGGGTTGGACGGGCATGCATTGTCACTTTTCCTAACTTCGGCCACTGGCGTTGCCGTTTCTATCTTGCCGCCTACGGCCGCATGCCGGTTTCGAAGTTTATGCCTTACACCTGGTATGACACGCCCAATATCCACTTTTGTACCTTCAGCGACTTTGAGGCCCTGTGTCAGGAGAAACATTACCGGGTATTGAACCGAATGGTCGTGGATCAATCGTATAAAAGCGGACTGGCGGGCAGTGTCTGGCCAAATCTCATGGGAGAGGTGGCCATTTATCACTTAACAACCGTGAAAGGGGAGACGGCTTAA
- the hemW gene encoding radical SAM family heme chaperone HemW, whose product MLKLPPLSLYIHVPWCVKKCPYCDFNSHRITGDVPEDAYIKALLHDFEKELPNVQGRSIHSIFIGGGTPSLLTANAYQQLFNGLQAQIMFPDDIEITMEANPGTYEHDRFQAYLDAGVNRLSLGVQSFQDEKLAALGRIHCADEAQQAIASITSHGFSNINIDLMHGLPGQSPDDALYDLKQAIDLKPAHISWYQLTIEPNTVFYSKTPVLPADDTLWEIQEAGQALLASAGFQQYEISAYSQPGQRSKHNLNYWQFGDYIGIGAGAHGKLTHATTGQIYRNWKTRMPADYLAADSYISHAFEAGRRVLEAEELPIEFMMNVLRLHDGVDAQLYGERTGQALSRINRKLQLAQQKGLLEPLASVNRLKPTPTGRLFLNDLLELFA is encoded by the coding sequence ATGCTCAAACTTCCTCCTCTCAGTCTTTATATTCATGTGCCCTGGTGTGTGAAGAAGTGTCCTTATTGTGATTTCAACTCGCACAGAATCACGGGTGATGTACCTGAAGACGCTTACATCAAGGCACTGCTGCATGATTTTGAAAAGGAACTGCCAAACGTCCAGGGGCGATCAATACACTCAATTTTTATTGGCGGTGGTACACCCAGTTTGTTGACGGCAAACGCCTATCAGCAGTTGTTTAATGGTCTTCAGGCACAGATCATGTTCCCGGATGATATCGAGATCACCATGGAAGCCAACCCGGGTACTTATGAGCACGATCGCTTTCAAGCCTATCTGGATGCCGGGGTGAATCGCTTGTCATTGGGCGTACAAAGTTTTCAGGATGAGAAATTAGCAGCATTGGGTCGTATTCACTGTGCCGATGAAGCCCAACAAGCCATTGCTTCAATCACCAGTCATGGCTTCAGCAATATCAATATCGACCTGATGCACGGTTTACCGGGGCAATCTCCGGATGATGCGCTTTACGACCTGAAGCAGGCTATTGACCTGAAGCCAGCACACATCTCCTGGTATCAGCTGACCATCGAGCCCAATACGGTTTTCTACTCCAAAACACCGGTATTACCGGCCGATGACACACTTTGGGAGATTCAGGAAGCCGGACAGGCGCTGCTGGCATCAGCGGGCTTTCAACAGTATGAAATATCGGCCTACAGTCAGCCCGGGCAACGCTCAAAACATAATCTGAACTACTGGCAGTTTGGCGATTATATCGGTATTGGCGCCGGAGCCCATGGCAAACTGACCCATGCAACGACCGGGCAGATTTATCGTAACTGGAAAACCCGGATGCCAGCCGATTATCTGGCCGCTGATAGCTACATTTCCCATGCCTTTGAGGCGGGGCGACGAGTGCTTGAGGCCGAAGAGCTCCCCATTGAATTTATGATGAATGTGCTGCGGCTTCATGATGGCGTTGATGCACAGCTCTATGGTGAGAGAACGGGACAGGCATTGAGCCGTATCAACCGGAAACTGCAACTTGCCCAACAAAAAGGGTTGCTGGAGCCTTTGGCGTCAGTGAACCGGCTCAAGCCTACCCCGACAGGCAGGCTGTTTCTGAATGACTTACTGGAATTATTTGCCTGA
- a CDS encoding DUF4426 domain-containing protein, translating into MAYSVLLVSGVIGMVNPVMAESQIPEARVMNQKPIQMGNYQVYFSAFNSTFVPPGIAEQYNLRRGGRYGIVNIAIRDVSSDELGTAVTGKVSGHTMNLLTQKSSLKFSEVKEGSAIYYLADFTFSDEELLKFAIDVKPQGSARSETLRFEQTFYH; encoded by the coding sequence ATGGCATACTCAGTCTTGCTGGTGTCGGGCGTTATTGGGATGGTTAATCCCGTGATGGCTGAAAGCCAGATTCCAGAAGCCCGGGTGATGAACCAGAAACCCATTCAGATGGGCAATTATCAGGTTTATTTCAGTGCTTTCAATAGTACATTTGTACCGCCTGGTATTGCCGAGCAATATAATCTCCGTCGAGGTGGTCGTTACGGGATCGTCAATATCGCGATTCGTGATGTTTCATCGGATGAGCTGGGCACAGCAGTCACCGGTAAGGTCAGTGGCCATACGATGAACCTGTTGACTCAGAAAAGCAGTCTGAAATTTTCTGAGGTCAAAGAAGGCAGTGCGATTTACTATCTGGCCGACTTTACGTTTTCAGATGAAGAGCTGCTAAAATTTGCCATAGATGTTAAACCTCAGGGAAGCGCTCGAAGTGAAACGCTTCGCTTTGAGCAGACCTTTTACCATTAA
- a CDS encoding OmpP1/FadL family transporter, with protein sequence MSSLAVAVFTGNAVAGGFEKATMWDAKYAALAGAAVSSVNTSSAVFYNPAGLARIESNDIALSVSPTFVQTNGPTTGDDTYMKGETNFVPNAGLTGAYRLNDRLVMGYGFYGAGGSSTSYEGVTVGSVVPVVGDLRMTGEYSTDIKIMEAGLALAYQINDNWSIGGTYRLTYAQADINLAAASGPAGALVGYNDLSGFNTFGVRLGAMYRSDDNRWGWGLNYRSDVSIEADGKAKFESPISSYAGVDATAETALPTQISTGVDYSLNDDWKLFGEVTWTQYSSIESIKFTSNERDLAVDEIIANWDDQWNFRFATEYTGIENWALRAGYIYTTAVTPEEYAAPTFSTPAGAHSFTMGAGTTLMGGKLGLDLGAEYNFAENDSVKGGGTVTNTGTKASSGKYDTNAWALHATLRYKF encoded by the coding sequence ATGTCCTCTCTGGCTGTTGCCGTTTTCACCGGTAATGCTGTTGCCGGTGGCTTTGAAAAAGCGACCATGTGGGACGCGAAATATGCAGCTCTTGCTGGTGCTGCTGTATCTTCCGTCAATACGTCCAGTGCCGTTTTCTACAACCCGGCGGGTCTGGCTCGTATTGAGAGCAATGATATTGCCCTGAGTGTGTCGCCTACCTTTGTTCAGACCAATGGTCCTACTACAGGCGATGACACCTACATGAAAGGTGAGACGAACTTTGTGCCCAATGCTGGTTTGACGGGCGCTTATCGTTTAAATGACCGGTTGGTTATGGGTTATGGGTTCTATGGTGCCGGTGGTTCTTCTACCAGTTATGAAGGGGTTACTGTTGGTAGCGTTGTACCAGTCGTTGGTGATCTTCGGATGACTGGCGAGTATTCAACCGATATCAAGATAATGGAAGCCGGTCTGGCACTGGCCTATCAGATCAATGACAACTGGTCCATCGGTGGAACTTACCGTCTTACTTATGCCCAGGCTGATATTAATCTGGCTGCTGCGTCGGGTCCTGCTGGTGCGCTTGTGGGTTATAACGACCTTTCCGGCTTTAACACATTTGGTGTACGTCTCGGCGCGATGTATCGCTCCGATGATAACCGCTGGGGCTGGGGTCTGAATTACCGCTCAGATGTCAGTATAGAAGCAGACGGTAAAGCTAAGTTTGAATCACCTATCTCCAGCTATGCAGGCGTTGACGCTACTGCTGAAACCGCATTACCAACCCAGATTTCCACAGGTGTGGACTACAGCCTGAATGATGACTGGAAGCTGTTTGGTGAAGTCACCTGGACGCAATACAGCTCTATAGAGTCGATCAAATTTACCAGCAATGAACGAGATCTGGCTGTGGACGAGATTATTGCTAACTGGGATGACCAGTGGAACTTCCGCTTTGCTACTGAGTACACCGGCATCGAAAACTGGGCATTGAGAGCAGGTTATATCTACACCACAGCCGTAACGCCAGAAGAATACGCAGCACCCACCTTCTCCACACCGGCGGGTGCCCACTCCTTCACCATGGGTGCCGGTACTACCTTGATGGGTGGCAAATTGGGGCTTGATTTGGGTGCAGAATATAACTTTGCTGAAAACGATTCAGTAAAAGGTGGTGGCACCGTGACCAATACCGGTACCAAAGCCAGCTCTGGCAAGTACGACACCAACGCCTGGGCACTGCACGCTACCCTGCGCTACAAGTTCTAA
- a CDS encoding heme biosynthesis protein HemY, translating to MKGFALFLVIVSACFLVANIMVNDHGYVLIAYDEMTFESSLWGLLLLLFLSLGLAWLAVIIGRLLLGTFSVIYPLSSAARKAKGRKLFDRGLAEFTKGHWRKAERLLGQAAKSGESPLINYLAAARAAHEAGNYEASANWLRQADSKAPGAEMAIGITQAQLQLASNHLEQALATLKHLHKKYPRHGYILKMLKQVYIRLNDWQSLEKLLPKLRKQKMISDDEYHQLEQQAFKALFEQAYHYGRNRSSIEEKTKPADDIWSGLSHSQRKVPVILYRYCDCLVRLGAEEKTELLLRDNLNHCYSEPLIRLYGKTPGKDLKKQLLFAESLLSQRTNDPELLLALGRLALRNELWGKAREYLEASLRLRKSVDVYNELGHLLAHLDQFETSSRYFQEGLLLAADSATNLPGMQKS from the coding sequence ATGAAAGGGTTTGCACTGTTTCTGGTTATTGTTTCCGCCTGTTTTCTAGTGGCCAATATCATGGTGAATGACCATGGGTATGTTCTGATTGCTTACGATGAGATGACCTTTGAAAGCAGTCTCTGGGGTTTGCTGCTGCTGCTGTTCCTTTCCCTTGGCCTGGCTTGGCTGGCCGTTATTATTGGTCGGTTACTGCTGGGCACCTTCAGTGTTATCTACCCACTGTCGAGTGCTGCCCGAAAAGCAAAAGGCAGAAAACTGTTTGACCGTGGTCTGGCTGAGTTTACCAAAGGACACTGGCGTAAAGCGGAACGACTGCTGGGTCAGGCGGCAAAAAGCGGTGAGTCACCCCTGATCAACTATCTGGCCGCTGCCAGAGCGGCCCATGAAGCGGGAAATTATGAAGCCAGTGCTAACTGGCTAAGACAGGCTGACAGCAAAGCACCGGGTGCCGAAATGGCGATTGGCATAACGCAGGCGCAACTGCAATTGGCCAGTAACCACCTGGAACAGGCTCTGGCCACATTGAAGCATCTGCACAAAAAATATCCCCGCCATGGTTACATTCTGAAAATGCTCAAGCAGGTTTATATTCGCCTGAATGACTGGCAATCGCTGGAGAAATTGCTCCCCAAACTGCGTAAGCAGAAAATGATCAGTGACGATGAATACCATCAACTGGAGCAACAGGCATTTAAAGCCCTGTTCGAACAGGCTTATCACTATGGCCGAAACCGCTCCTCTATCGAAGAGAAAACCAAACCGGCTGATGATATCTGGTCCGGCCTGAGCCACAGTCAGAGAAAGGTTCCGGTTATCCTCTATCGTTACTGTGACTGTCTGGTGCGACTGGGTGCTGAGGAAAAAACCGAACTGCTGCTCAGGGACAATCTTAATCACTGCTACAGCGAACCATTGATCCGCCTTTACGGCAAAACGCCGGGCAAAGACCTGAAAAAGCAGCTGCTGTTTGCCGAATCACTGCTCAGTCAGCGCACCAATGACCCTGAACTGTTACTGGCGCTGGGTCGCCTGGCACTGCGCAATGAACTCTGGGGTAAAGCCCGGGAGTATCTTGAAGCCAGTCTCAGGCTGCGGAAAAGCGTTGATGTGTATAACGAGCTGGGCCACCTGCTGGCACACCTTGATCAGTTTGAAACCAGCTCGCGCTATTTCCAGGAAGGCCTGTTGTTAGCGGCTGACAGTGCAACCAATCTGCCAGGGATGCAGAAGTCATGA
- a CDS encoding cell division protein ZapB, with the protein MSIESLGQLESRLQNLIDKLELSRMEVEDLRSANTRLEEENIQLKQELSAWGERVTTLLGKLDIVTEEEASEHEAVA; encoded by the coding sequence ATGTCTATCGAATCCCTAGGCCAACTTGAATCAAGACTCCAGAACCTGATTGATAAACTGGAATTATCAAGAATGGAAGTAGAAGACCTGCGGTCTGCTAATACCCGCCTTGAAGAAGAGAATATCCAGCTTAAGCAGGAGCTCAGCGCATGGGGTGAACGTGTGACCACTCTATTGGGTAAACTGGATATCGTAACAGAGGAAGAAGCCAGCGAGCATGAAGCTGTCGCATAG